A single Microbacterium protaetiae DNA region contains:
- a CDS encoding alpha/beta hydrolase, with product MLDHILQPEARAFAEAAAAPPALADRGVDGARALLDGVQAAPIEMPAIVDEWITVPASVGDVRVRIVRPTHATGALPVVLYIHGGGWVLGNAGTHDRLVRELATGAEAALVFVEYERSPEARHPVAIEQAYATARWITDSGAEKGLDASRLAIAGDSVGGNMAAVVALLAKSRGDVAFVHQSLYYPVTDAAMDTPSYTEFAEGYHLTAAAMAWFWDCYLPDLDARKGITASPLRAPVDDLVGLPETFVIVDENDVLRDEGEAYARKLIQAGVRTTLVRYDGTIHDFMMLNPLRPSAATTAAVEQAVHILRKALGRA from the coding sequence ATGCTCGACCACATCCTCCAACCCGAAGCCCGCGCCTTCGCCGAGGCCGCCGCCGCGCCCCCGGCGCTGGCCGACCGCGGCGTCGACGGGGCCCGCGCACTGCTCGACGGCGTACAGGCAGCGCCCATCGAGATGCCCGCGATCGTCGACGAGTGGATCACCGTTCCCGCGAGCGTCGGCGACGTGCGCGTGCGCATCGTGCGGCCGACCCACGCCACCGGTGCCCTGCCGGTCGTGCTCTACATCCACGGCGGCGGCTGGGTGCTCGGCAACGCCGGCACCCACGACCGGCTCGTCCGCGAGCTCGCCACCGGCGCCGAGGCCGCCCTGGTGTTCGTCGAATACGAGCGCTCGCCCGAGGCGCGGCATCCCGTCGCCATCGAACAGGCCTATGCGACCGCACGATGGATCACCGACTCCGGTGCCGAGAAGGGGCTGGATGCCTCGCGTCTGGCGATCGCCGGAGACTCGGTGGGCGGCAACATGGCCGCCGTCGTGGCGCTGCTGGCCAAGAGCCGGGGCGACGTCGCGTTCGTTCACCAGTCGCTGTACTACCCGGTCACCGACGCGGCCATGGACACCCCCAGCTACACCGAGTTCGCCGAGGGGTACCACCTGACCGCGGCCGCGATGGCGTGGTTCTGGGACTGCTACCTGCCCGACCTCGACGCGCGCAAGGGCATCACGGCGTCGCCGCTGCGTGCCCCGGTCGACGACCTGGTGGGTCTGCCCGAGACGTTCGTGATCGTCGATGAGAACGATGTGCTGCGCGATGAGGGCGAGGCCTACGCGCGCAAGCTCATCCAGGCCGGCGTGCGCACCACTCTCGTGCGCTACGACGGCACCATCCACGACTTCATGATGCTGAACCCCCTGCGCCCCTCGGCCGCGACGACGGCCGCGGTCGAGCAGGCCGTGCACATCCTGCGCAAGGCCCTCGGCCGGGCGTGA
- a CDS encoding alpha/beta fold hydrolase: MSEQKPTIVLVHGAFAESASWNSVIARLHEHGVTAVAAANPLRSLSGDAAYVRDVVASVGGPVILVGHSYGGMVITEAAADNDAVVGLVYVAAFVPDTGQSAFELSTSAPGSTLGEALAAYPVATGGNEFAIRQDVFAHQFAADAPADVAALMAATQRPVTEAALSEPLPTAHPAWKSIPSWHVFGDADLNIPVAVHRAGAERAASRGTTEVAGASHAISVSQPDAVAASIAEAAKAYVASLAPAATA; encoded by the coding sequence ATGTCAGAGCAGAAACCCACCATCGTGCTGGTGCACGGTGCCTTCGCCGAGTCGGCCTCGTGGAACAGCGTGATAGCTCGTCTTCACGAGCACGGCGTGACGGCCGTCGCGGCGGCGAACCCGCTGCGCAGCTTGTCCGGCGACGCCGCGTACGTGCGTGACGTCGTCGCCTCCGTCGGCGGCCCGGTCATCCTCGTCGGGCACTCCTACGGCGGCATGGTGATCACCGAAGCGGCCGCCGACAACGACGCGGTCGTCGGCCTCGTCTACGTCGCGGCGTTCGTGCCCGACACCGGCCAGAGCGCGTTCGAGCTGTCGACGAGCGCACCCGGCAGCACACTCGGCGAGGCGCTGGCCGCCTACCCGGTCGCCACCGGGGGCAACGAGTTCGCGATTCGCCAGGATGTGTTCGCGCACCAGTTCGCCGCGGATGCGCCGGCCGATGTGGCCGCCCTGATGGCGGCGACGCAGCGCCCGGTCACCGAGGCGGCGCTGTCCGAGCCGCTGCCGACCGCGCACCCGGCGTGGAAGAGCATCCCGTCATGGCATGTGTTCGGCGACGCGGATCTGAACATCCCCGTGGCCGTGCACCGAGCGGGCGCCGAGCGTGCGGCATCGCGCGGCACGACCGAGGTAGCGGGCGCCTCGCACGCGATCTCTGTGTCGCAGCCCGACGCCGTGGCGGCGAGCATCGCCGAGGCGGCAAAGGCATACGTCGCCTCGCTCGCTCCTGCTGCGACGGCCTGA
- a CDS encoding SDR family oxidoreductase, giving the protein MARIVVIGGTGLIGSKVVDKLKAHGHDAVAAAPSTGVNTITGAGVAEALAGADVVVDVSNSPSFEQQAVLDFFTTSTTNLLEAGKAAGVGHHVALTIVGTNRPQEIPYFAAKMAQELLIRESGVPYSLVHATQFFEFLGSIADISVVDGAVRLPGALCQPIAAEDVATAVAQTAAGEPVNGDIEIGGPEQFGLDEWIRRGLAFRGDPRPVVRDDTAPYYGAVIEERTLIPLDGARIFPTTLEAWLPANPPRR; this is encoded by the coding sequence ATGGCACGCATCGTCGTGATCGGCGGCACCGGACTGATCGGATCGAAGGTCGTCGACAAGCTCAAGGCCCACGGGCACGACGCGGTTGCGGCCGCGCCGAGCACGGGGGTGAACACGATCACCGGCGCCGGCGTGGCCGAGGCTCTTGCGGGCGCCGACGTCGTCGTCGACGTCTCGAACTCGCCGTCGTTCGAGCAGCAGGCGGTACTCGACTTCTTCACGACGTCGACGACGAATCTGCTCGAGGCCGGGAAGGCGGCCGGCGTCGGCCACCACGTCGCCCTCACGATCGTGGGCACGAACCGCCCGCAGGAGATCCCCTACTTCGCGGCGAAGATGGCCCAGGAGCTGCTCATCCGCGAGTCGGGCGTGCCGTACTCTCTCGTGCACGCCACGCAGTTCTTCGAGTTCCTCGGCAGCATCGCCGACATCTCGGTCGTCGACGGCGCCGTGCGTCTACCCGGAGCCCTCTGCCAGCCGATCGCGGCCGAAGATGTCGCGACCGCTGTCGCACAGACCGCCGCCGGCGAGCCGGTGAACGGCGACATCGAGATCGGCGGCCCCGAGCAGTTCGGGCTCGACGAGTGGATCCGTCGTGGACTGGCGTTCCGCGGCGACCCACGCCCGGTCGTGCGTGACGACACGGCGCCGTACTACGGAGCCGTGATCGAGGAGCGCACCCTGATCCCCCTCGATGGCGCCCGGATCTTTCCGACGACGCTCGAGGCGTGGCTGCCGGCGAATCCCCCGCGCCGGTAG
- a CDS encoding RNA polymerase sigma-70 factor has product MSGDLDLAAAQFAEHRRRLFGIAYRMLGTVADAEDVLQDAWIRWQMTDRSAVREPAAFLTTVTTRLAINALQSAHVRRETYIGPWLPEPVNTEDDPGLGAERSEALEYAVLILLEKLTPTERAAYVLREALDYPYERIAEVIQTTAVATRQLVSRARKHLASERKATTDAASHRRLLEAFLAAAQRGETAQLEALFADDVVSYTDGNGVKLAARIPVHGRERVAKFVAAFSSHFWTGKAIAWVSVNGLPGVALMQNGVVTTVLTAHVGGDGIRQLLWIMSPDKLRHVTTTGL; this is encoded by the coding sequence ATGAGCGGCGACCTCGACCTGGCCGCAGCCCAGTTCGCCGAGCACCGCCGCCGGCTGTTCGGCATCGCGTACCGCATGCTGGGCACTGTCGCCGATGCCGAAGACGTGCTGCAAGACGCCTGGATCCGCTGGCAGATGACCGACCGCTCGGCCGTCCGCGAGCCGGCCGCGTTCCTGACGACGGTCACGACGCGCCTGGCCATCAACGCCTTGCAGTCGGCGCACGTGCGCCGCGAGACCTATATCGGCCCCTGGCTGCCCGAGCCCGTCAACACCGAAGACGATCCGGGCCTGGGCGCCGAGCGTTCCGAGGCTCTCGAGTACGCCGTGCTGATCCTGCTCGAAAAGCTCACCCCCACCGAGCGCGCCGCCTATGTGCTGCGCGAGGCGCTGGATTATCCGTACGAGCGCATCGCCGAGGTCATCCAGACCACGGCGGTGGCCACCCGGCAGCTGGTCAGCCGCGCGCGCAAGCATCTCGCCTCCGAGCGGAAGGCGACGACGGATGCCGCAAGCCACCGCCGGCTGCTGGAGGCATTCCTCGCCGCGGCCCAGCGCGGCGAGACCGCGCAGCTGGAAGCCCTGTTCGCCGACGATGTGGTCAGCTACACCGACGGCAACGGCGTCAAGCTCGCCGCCCGCATCCCGGTGCACGGCCGCGAGCGGGTCGCGAAGTTCGTGGCGGCGTTCTCGAGCCACTTCTGGACGGGCAAGGCGATCGCATGGGTGAGCGTCAACGGCCTGCCCGGTGTCGCGCTGATGCAGAACGGCGTCGTCACGACGGTGCTCACCGCCCACGTGGGCGGTGACGGCATCCGCCAGCTGCTGTGGATCATGAGTCCCGACAAGCTGCGCCACGTCACCACGACCGGGCTGTGA
- a CDS encoding SDR family oxidoreductase has product MRITVVGGTGLIGTRLVRRLTADGHDVVAASRATGVNSFTGEGLAEALAGAETLIDVSNSSYLDERGAQEFFYGSTLNLLTYGAAAGVGHHIALSVVGTDRLAAGQGGYFIAKAQQQRLIIESGRPFTIVHATQFFEFIRSIADQATRSSVAHAADVLIQPMAADDVAAAVAEAVRAQPAHDIVEHAGPEVFELSELLNRDLHFRSDPRQVVADPLGTYFGAALDRRDLLPGPNATLASTRFIDWQESTR; this is encoded by the coding sequence ATGCGCATCACCGTGGTGGGCGGAACCGGGCTCATCGGCACAAGACTCGTGCGCCGATTGACGGCGGACGGACACGATGTGGTCGCGGCATCCCGCGCCACCGGCGTCAACTCGTTCACGGGCGAGGGCCTGGCCGAAGCCCTGGCCGGTGCCGAAACCCTCATCGACGTGTCGAACTCGTCCTATCTCGACGAACGCGGTGCGCAGGAGTTCTTCTACGGGTCCACCCTGAACCTGCTCACGTACGGTGCGGCGGCCGGGGTCGGCCACCACATCGCCCTGTCGGTGGTGGGCACCGACCGCCTCGCGGCCGGCCAGGGCGGCTACTTCATCGCCAAGGCGCAGCAGCAGCGCCTCATCATCGAGTCGGGGCGACCGTTCACCATCGTGCACGCGACGCAGTTCTTCGAGTTCATCCGCAGCATCGCCGATCAGGCGACCCGCAGCAGCGTCGCACATGCGGCGGACGTGCTCATCCAGCCGATGGCAGCCGACGACGTCGCCGCCGCGGTGGCCGAGGCCGTCCGCGCCCAACCTGCGCACGACATCGTCGAGCACGCCGGCCCAGAGGTGTTCGAACTCAGCGAGCTGCTGAACCGCGATCTGCATTTTCGCTCCGACCCGCGGCAAGTGGTCGCCGACCCTTTGGGAACGTACTTCGGGGCCGCCCTCGACCGGCGCGATCTGCTGCCCGGTCCAAATGCCACACTGGCATCGACGCGATTCATCGACTGGCAGGAGAGCACACGATGA
- a CDS encoding SGNH/GDSL hydrolase family protein produces the protein MPQPVVAFYGDSITTGHRSISAPDRRWTARVSARYGWTELNCARGGMGFVRWRGERPSPDAPREHTGEPLGLLADVLGSDATACVVALGCNDSMLTRIDIESERPVWAPRIRRAIERDLDLLLERFGPDHLAVLDLYRLFPDDGTLPPGWLRVRAELAPAAAERGIPLLDAAAPDLHRGGCFGEDGIHPNDDGHAILADAIGPRLRAHFGAGIPTD, from the coding sequence ATGCCACAGCCCGTCGTCGCCTTCTATGGAGACTCCATCACCACCGGCCATCGCTCGATCTCGGCTCCCGACCGGCGCTGGACCGCGCGCGTCAGCGCGCGCTACGGGTGGACGGAGCTCAACTGCGCACGCGGCGGAATGGGATTCGTGCGGTGGCGCGGCGAACGGCCCTCACCCGACGCGCCGCGTGAGCACACCGGTGAGCCGTTGGGTCTTCTTGCCGACGTGCTGGGCTCGGATGCCACGGCCTGCGTGGTCGCGCTCGGGTGCAATGACTCGATGCTCACTCGTATCGACATCGAGTCGGAGAGACCCGTCTGGGCACCACGCATTCGCCGGGCGATCGAGCGTGACTTGGATCTGCTGCTCGAACGGTTCGGCCCAGACCACCTCGCCGTGCTCGACCTGTACCGACTGTTCCCCGACGATGGAACGCTCCCGCCCGGCTGGCTGCGGGTGCGTGCCGAACTCGCGCCGGCCGCGGCCGAGCGCGGCATCCCGCTCCTCGATGCCGCTGCACCCGATCTGCACCGCGGCGGATGCTTCGGCGAAGACGGCATCCATCCGAATGACGACGGACACGCGATCCTCGCCGACGCGATCGGGCCGCGGTTGCGGGCGCACTTCGGCGCCGGCATTCCCACCGACTGA
- a CDS encoding YeiH family protein yields MEIVFVTPVISLPRRLALRGRDVWPGVLVCMGIAVVASAIGRLVPVLGGAVPAIVIGVGIALVRRPADRLRPGIEYSSKFLLQCAVVLLGAQLSLASIFQVGLASLPVMLSTLAVCLLTAWAIGRWLGIERRLRTLIGVGTGICGASAIAAVAPVITAASAEVAYAVSTIFLFNVLAVLLFPLLGHALNMSPHAFGLLAGTAVNDTSSVVATASVYGTAALSFAVVVKLVRTLMIIPITVALAAVEARRTASRGMSAGQIGRLVPWFLMGFVVVAVLNSLGAIAPGVQDGLVQASVFLIAVALAGIGLSTDAAALRRAGWRPLLLGAILWVLVTATSLVVIWATGALA; encoded by the coding sequence ATGGAGATCGTGTTCGTCACCCCTGTCATCTCGCTGCCGCGCCGGCTCGCCCTGCGCGGTCGCGATGTGTGGCCGGGAGTGCTGGTGTGCATGGGCATCGCCGTCGTCGCGAGCGCGATCGGGCGTCTCGTGCCGGTGCTCGGCGGTGCCGTGCCGGCGATAGTGATCGGCGTGGGCATCGCGCTCGTGCGCCGACCGGCCGATCGGCTGCGGCCCGGCATCGAGTACAGCTCGAAGTTCCTGCTGCAGTGCGCCGTCGTACTGCTGGGCGCTCAGCTGTCGCTGGCGAGCATCTTCCAGGTGGGACTCGCGTCGCTGCCGGTCATGCTCTCGACGCTGGCGGTGTGCCTTCTGACTGCGTGGGCGATCGGCCGGTGGCTGGGCATCGAGCGCCGGCTGCGCACGCTGATCGGCGTCGGAACCGGCATCTGCGGGGCATCCGCCATCGCCGCGGTCGCACCGGTCATCACGGCGGCCAGCGCCGAGGTCGCCTACGCGGTGTCGACGATCTTCCTGTTCAATGTGCTCGCGGTGCTGCTGTTCCCGCTGCTCGGTCATGCGCTGAACATGTCGCCGCACGCGTTCGGACTGCTCGCCGGCACCGCCGTCAACGACACGAGCTCGGTGGTCGCGACGGCCAGCGTGTACGGCACCGCGGCCCTGAGCTTCGCGGTCGTCGTCAAGTTGGTGCGCACACTCATGATCATTCCGATCACGGTGGCCCTCGCCGCTGTCGAGGCCCGGCGCACCGCGTCACGCGGCATGTCGGCGGGCCAGATCGGCAGGCTCGTGCCGTGGTTCCTGATGGGATTCGTCGTGGTCGCCGTGCTCAACTCGCTCGGGGCGATAGCGCCCGGTGTGCAGGACGGGCTGGTGCAAGCCAGCGTGTTCCTCATCGCCGTCGCCCTCGCCGGCATCGGACTGTCGACGGATGCCGCGGCCCTGCGCCGCGCGGGATGGCGCCCGCTGCTGCTCGGCGCGATCCTGTGGGTGCTCGTGACGGCGACCTCGCTCGTCGTGATCTGGGCGACCGGCGCGCTGGCCTGA